One Cellulomonas soli DNA window includes the following coding sequences:
- a CDS encoding AMP-dependent synthetase/ligase, translating to MPEFTTPSSVTTDPTWSITTLLAQRLARDPQDVFAERHQDDGSWSPVTVQEFVDQVRAVAKGLVAGGVEPGDRVGIMSRTRYEWTLIDFAVWEAGAVGVPIYETSSAEQVRWIAADAGIRLAVVETPTHAATVAAVRDDLPGLGEVLVLDEGAVATLVQRGADVPDEEIARRSALAGMDDLATVIYTSGTTGRPKGVELTHGNFVALTLNGVEGLREVCAKPYSRTLLFMPLAHVFARFIQVLSVPSGAVLGHTPDTRNLLPDLAAFRPTFILAVPRVFEKVYNSAGQKAGSGVSLRVFRWATKVAITYSRALDTPGGPSAALKAQHRLADRLVHAKLRQALGGACEFAVSGGAPLGERLGHFYRGIGVRVLEGYGLTETTAPTAVNRPGLTKVGTVGPAFPGTSLRVDDAGEIFIKGPHIFRGYRHDAEATAAALSDGWFRTGDLGVLDADGYLRITGRTKEIIVTAGGKNVAPAVLEDRLRGHPLVSQVVVVGDQRPFIGALVTLDAEMLPGWLSNHGLPAMDVATAAVHPAVRDSLDAAVARTNEAVSRAESIRKIHVLPTDFTEANGYLTPSLKVKRALVLRDFAATIEELYTDTRAEA from the coding sequence ATGCCCGAGTTCACCACGCCGTCGTCGGTGACCACCGACCCCACCTGGTCGATCACGACCCTGCTCGCGCAGCGGCTCGCCCGCGACCCGCAGGACGTCTTCGCCGAGCGACACCAGGACGACGGCTCGTGGTCGCCGGTGACGGTGCAGGAGTTCGTCGACCAGGTGCGGGCCGTGGCCAAGGGGCTCGTGGCCGGCGGCGTCGAGCCCGGCGACCGCGTCGGCATCATGTCGCGCACCCGGTACGAGTGGACGCTCATCGACTTCGCCGTGTGGGAGGCGGGCGCCGTCGGCGTGCCGATCTACGAGACCTCCTCGGCGGAGCAGGTGCGCTGGATCGCCGCCGACGCCGGGATCCGGCTCGCCGTGGTCGAGACGCCTACGCATGCCGCCACGGTCGCGGCGGTGCGTGACGACCTGCCCGGACTGGGCGAGGTGCTCGTCCTCGACGAGGGTGCCGTGGCCACCCTGGTGCAGCGCGGCGCGGACGTCCCCGACGAGGAGATCGCCCGTCGCAGCGCCCTGGCCGGCATGGACGACCTGGCCACCGTGATCTACACCTCGGGCACGACCGGCCGACCCAAGGGGGTCGAGCTCACGCACGGCAACTTCGTCGCGCTCACGCTCAACGGCGTCGAGGGACTGCGCGAGGTCTGTGCCAAGCCGTACTCGCGCACGCTGCTGTTCATGCCGCTGGCGCACGTGTTCGCGCGCTTCATCCAGGTGCTGAGCGTCCCGTCGGGCGCCGTGCTGGGGCACACCCCGGACACGCGCAACCTGCTGCCGGACCTGGCGGCCTTCCGTCCGACCTTCATCCTGGCTGTACCACGGGTGTTCGAGAAGGTGTACAACTCCGCGGGCCAGAAGGCCGGGTCCGGCGTCTCGCTGCGGGTCTTCCGGTGGGCGACCAAGGTCGCGATCACGTACTCCCGCGCGCTGGACACCCCCGGCGGGCCGAGCGCGGCCCTGAAGGCGCAGCACCGCCTGGCCGACCGCCTCGTGCACGCGAAGCTCCGCCAGGCCCTGGGCGGCGCGTGCGAGTTCGCGGTCTCCGGCGGTGCGCCTCTGGGTGAGCGCCTCGGTCACTTCTACCGCGGGATCGGGGTACGCGTCCTGGAGGGCTACGGCCTGACGGAGACCACCGCCCCGACCGCGGTGAACCGACCCGGGCTGACCAAGGTCGGCACCGTGGGACCGGCGTTCCCCGGCACGTCGCTGCGGGTGGACGACGCCGGCGAGATCTTCATCAAGGGACCGCACATCTTCCGGGGGTACCGGCACGACGCCGAGGCCACCGCCGCTGCCCTGTCCGACGGCTGGTTCCGCACGGGCGACCTCGGCGTGCTCGACGCGGACGGCTACCTGCGCATCACGGGGCGCACCAAGGAGATCATCGTCACCGCCGGCGGCAAGAACGTCGCTCCGGCGGTGCTCGAGGACCGCCTGCGCGGGCACCCGCTGGTCAGCCAGGTCGTGGTGGTCGGCGACCAGCGCCCCTTCATCGGCGCGCTCGTCACGCTCGACGCCGAGATGCTGCCCGGGTGGCTGAGCAACCACGGCCTGCCGGCGATGGACGTCGCCACGGCCGCGGTGCACCCCGCGGTGCGCGACTCGCTCGACGCGGCCGTCGCCCGCACCAACGAGGCGGTCTCGCGTGCGGAGTCGATCCGCAAGATCCACGTGCTGCCGACGGACTTCACCGAGGCGAACGGGTACCTGACGCCGTCGCTCAAGGTGAAGCGCGCGCTCGTGCTGCGCGACTTCGCCGCGACGATCGAGGAGCTCTACACCGACACCCGCGCCGAGGCCTGA
- a CDS encoding baeRF2 domain-containing protein: MDLRWLKPLLGRPAPFTSVFLDATRADASGDEEVLGRWRALRRELEPQGATAAVLDEIEERVARPLGVSGPHGRVLLADAEGVRIDRCVAAPPAASSATFGPVPVLLPAAQAADESSRSLLVVVDRQGADLTWSDGTGVRDTEHWVVEGDHDALHKVRDGGLSDKRAEDSWDRNAEAVAAEVDRAVASRDPEVVLLTGDVRAVALVRDAVGQPVRDRLVEVAGGSRAEGVHREFGHKVAESLEAFRWRRREASLARYREQQGRGSGAVTALEDVVAVLQRGQVAELVISPTSGLGSRTLWVGPEPLQLALSETELGVIGVDGPVRPMPADAALLRAAVGQDAGLTLVDDGQVELVDGVGAVLRWSDGSTPSEAVPTLSSDQMRLRRIV, from the coding sequence ATGGACCTGCGCTGGCTCAAGCCCCTTCTCGGACGACCCGCCCCCTTCACCAGCGTCTTCCTCGACGCGACCCGGGCCGACGCGAGCGGTGACGAGGAGGTCCTGGGACGCTGGCGCGCACTACGGCGTGAGCTCGAGCCGCAGGGAGCCACCGCGGCCGTGCTCGACGAGATCGAGGAGCGCGTCGCCCGGCCGCTGGGCGTCTCCGGCCCGCACGGGCGCGTGCTGCTCGCCGACGCCGAGGGGGTCCGCATCGACCGGTGCGTGGCCGCACCGCCGGCCGCGTCCTCCGCCACCTTCGGACCGGTGCCCGTGCTCCTGCCCGCCGCGCAGGCGGCCGACGAGTCGTCCCGGTCGCTGCTCGTCGTGGTCGACCGGCAGGGTGCCGACCTGACCTGGTCGGACGGGACCGGGGTCCGTGACACCGAGCACTGGGTCGTCGAAGGTGATCACGACGCGCTGCACAAGGTGCGCGACGGCGGGCTGTCGGACAAGCGCGCCGAGGACTCGTGGGACCGGAACGCCGAGGCTGTCGCGGCCGAGGTCGACCGCGCGGTGGCGAGCCGTGATCCGGAGGTCGTCCTGCTCACGGGGGACGTGCGAGCGGTCGCGCTCGTGCGCGACGCGGTCGGCCAGCCGGTGCGCGACCGGCTCGTCGAGGTCGCCGGCGGCTCGCGGGCCGAGGGCGTGCACCGCGAGTTCGGGCACAAGGTCGCCGAGAGCCTCGAGGCGTTCCGCTGGCGTCGTCGGGAGGCGTCGCTGGCCCGGTACCGCGAGCAGCAGGGCCGGGGTTCGGGTGCGGTGACGGCGCTCGAGGACGTCGTGGCGGTGCTGCAGCGTGGGCAGGTCGCCGAGCTCGTCATCTCGCCGACGTCCGGGCTCGGGTCGCGCACGCTCTGGGTCGGACCGGAGCCGCTGCAGCTCGCGCTGTCGGAGACCGAGCTGGGGGTGATCGGCGTGGACGGACCGGTCCGACCGATGCCCGCCGACGCCGCGCTGCTGAGGGCCGCGGTCGGTCAGGACGCGGGCCTGACGCTCGTCGACGACGGGCAGGTCGAGCTGGTCGACGGGGTCGGTGCGGTGCTGCGGTGGTCGGACGGGTCGACGCCCAGCGAGGCCGTCCCGACGCTGTCGAGCGACCAGATGCGGCTGCGCCGGATCGTCTGA
- a CDS encoding chorismate mutase, producing MSDLPEIPAELRRLRGSIDNIDAALVYLLAERFKATQQVGVLKASRGLPPSDPGREEEQVARLRSLAHEADLDPVFAEKFLAFIVEEVIRHHEAIAQDHAQDRAEDRAEDDPRTLA from the coding sequence GTGAGCGACCTGCCCGAGATCCCCGCCGAGCTGCGACGGCTGCGCGGGAGCATCGACAACATCGACGCCGCACTCGTGTACCTGCTGGCCGAGCGGTTCAAGGCCACGCAGCAGGTCGGGGTCCTCAAGGCCTCTCGCGGGCTGCCACCGTCGGACCCCGGACGCGAGGAGGAGCAGGTCGCGCGGCTGCGCTCGCTCGCCCACGAGGCCGACCTCGACCCTGTGTTCGCCGAGAAGTTCCTCGCGTTCATCGTCGAGGAGGTCATCCGCCACCACGAGGCCATCGCCCAGGACCATGCCCAGGACAGGGCCGAGGACAGGGCCGAGGACGATCCGCGGACGCTGGCCTGA